A genomic segment from Streptosporangium roseum DSM 43021 encodes:
- a CDS encoding EamA family transporter produces the protein MRTRHLFLAIGLAAVWGFNFVVMEVGLRHFPPLLYVALRFTLAAFPAVLFIGGPRVPWRWVLTAGATLGVTQYGLLLLGMRAGMPAGLTSLVVQVQAVFTVILAVTLLKERITTRRVAGMGIAFAGLALIALDLGNGGPIGAFVLVVGAALGWGAGNIAVRKAAPPDSLRFMVWLSAVAAVPMLGLSLLVEGVPRLEFSTEGTLSVLYVALISTLGGFGVWGFLLKRYDASVVAPYSLLVPVFGMSSAALFTGEPVSPVKLAAAALIISGVLFAGTRPASRTASAGKTSRRSPEPGPPDPSGSHREASTRA, from the coding sequence ATGCGAACCCGGCATCTCTTCCTGGCCATCGGCCTCGCCGCCGTCTGGGGCTTCAACTTCGTGGTCATGGAAGTGGGACTCAGGCACTTCCCGCCACTGCTCTACGTGGCGCTGCGCTTCACCCTGGCCGCCTTCCCCGCCGTGCTGTTCATCGGCGGTCCCCGGGTGCCCTGGCGATGGGTCCTCACCGCCGGGGCCACGCTCGGCGTCACGCAGTACGGCCTGCTCCTGCTGGGCATGCGGGCCGGCATGCCCGCCGGTCTCACCTCCCTCGTCGTCCAGGTCCAGGCGGTCTTCACCGTGATCCTCGCGGTGACACTGCTCAAGGAGCGGATCACCACCCGCCGGGTCGCCGGGATGGGCATCGCGTTCGCGGGACTGGCCCTGATCGCGCTGGACCTGGGCAACGGCGGCCCGATCGGCGCGTTCGTCCTGGTCGTCGGCGCCGCCCTCGGCTGGGGCGCGGGCAACATCGCCGTCAGGAAGGCCGCGCCCCCGGACTCGCTGCGCTTCATGGTGTGGCTGAGCGCGGTGGCCGCCGTTCCCATGCTGGGCCTGTCCCTGCTGGTGGAGGGGGTCCCCCGGCTGGAGTTCTCGACGGAGGGCACCCTGTCGGTGCTCTACGTCGCGCTGATCTCCACCCTGGGCGGCTTCGGCGTGTGGGGCTTCCTGCTGAAGCGGTACGACGCCTCGGTGGTCGCCCCCTACAGCCTGCTCGTCCCCGTCTTCGGCATGTCCTCCGCCGCCCTGTTCACCGGAGAGCCCGTCTCCCCGGTCAAACTCGCCGCCGCCGCCCTCATAATCTCCGGCGTCCTGTTCGCCGGCACCCGCCCCGCGAGCCGTACGGCCTCCGCCGGGAAGACGTCCCGGCGGAGCCCGGAGCCCGGACCGCCTGATCCCTCCGGCTCGCACCGGGAGGCCTCGACCCGCGCCTAG
- a CDS encoding LysR family transcriptional regulator, with the protein MLDLNRLKALHAVSVYGSVGAAADALMVTPSAVSQQLAKLERETGATLLERNGRGVRLTDAAGLLADHAERILALVETAEADFEALRGEVVGRLSIGAFPTAARGLLPGALVHLRERHPDLRLQLIEREPERQVREVARGELDLAVIQDWVNRPMAIPDGLSRAMLFDDIADVILPESHPLAARSEIELAELSEDRWISSSPGTICHDWLVYTLRSAGLEPDIACMADEYPTQLALVAAGQGCALIPRLGRDRVPSGVRAIPILPRPIRKIYALWRSDAARRPAIRAAVEALRTVSVAHRPVEPFEEQAAGAAPGDVRPGEHLS; encoded by the coding sequence ATGTTGGATCTCAACCGTCTCAAGGCCCTGCACGCCGTGTCCGTCTACGGATCGGTCGGCGCGGCGGCCGACGCGCTCATGGTGACCCCGTCCGCGGTGTCGCAGCAGCTCGCCAAGCTGGAGCGGGAGACCGGCGCGACGCTGCTGGAGCGCAACGGGCGCGGGGTGCGGCTGACCGACGCGGCCGGGCTGCTCGCCGACCACGCCGAGCGCATCCTCGCGCTGGTGGAGACCGCCGAGGCCGACTTCGAGGCACTGCGGGGGGAGGTCGTGGGGCGGTTGAGCATCGGGGCCTTCCCCACGGCGGCCCGGGGGCTGCTGCCCGGCGCGCTGGTCCATCTGCGGGAGCGCCACCCCGACCTCCGGCTCCAGCTCATCGAGCGGGAGCCCGAGCGGCAGGTCCGCGAGGTGGCCAGGGGCGAGCTCGACCTCGCGGTGATCCAGGACTGGGTGAACCGGCCGATGGCCATCCCCGACGGGCTGTCGCGCGCGATGCTCTTCGACGACATCGCCGACGTCATCCTGCCCGAGAGCCATCCGCTGGCCGCCCGGTCCGAGATCGAGCTCGCCGAGCTGTCCGAAGATCGATGGATCAGCTCCTCGCCCGGCACGATCTGCCACGACTGGCTGGTCTACACGCTGCGCTCGGCCGGGCTGGAGCCCGACATCGCCTGCATGGCGGATGAGTATCCGACCCAGCTCGCCCTCGTCGCGGCCGGGCAGGGCTGTGCCCTCATCCCCCGCCTCGGCCGTGACCGCGTCCCCTCCGGGGTACGGGCCATCCCGATCCTGCCGCGCCCGATCCGCAAGATCTACGCGCTCTGGCGGAGCGACGCGGCCCGGCGTCCGGCGATCAGGGCCGCGGTCGAGGCGCTCAGGACCGTCTCGGTCGCCCACCGGCCGGTCGAGCCGTTCGAGGAGCAGGCCGCTGGTGCCGCGCCGGGCGACGTCCGCCCTGGTGAGCACCTGTCGTAG
- a CDS encoding serine hydrolase domain-containing protein, whose translation MMILRKAAWNKLAWTTALVTTVLSAGPAMADSGDTLRRMVADKAATAALLQADEGGRAKASVAGVRDLRTGRPAVADGYFRIGSVTKTFVATVVLQLADEGRLKLDDPIQRHLPGLVPNGAAITVRHLLNHTSGLHDYMSEEGYSTNRWRGEDRFRSYTPQQLLKVAFAKPPYFKDPGSSWRYSNTNYIVAGMLIEKLTGRPYGKEVERRILRPLKLIRTSVPGNAYGLREPHAHGYEALPTGRIVDATRMNPSLDWAAGEMISTTGDLNAFFDGLLGGKLTSKAALREMRTTVDTGAGFAYGLGLQKYAVPCGETVWGHSGELIGYMTFAFRADDGRSMTLSINPHTRQPSTAEIFAIASDVYCTGKKG comes from the coding sequence ATGATGATTCTTCGCAAGGCGGCATGGAACAAGTTGGCGTGGACGACCGCTCTGGTGACCACTGTGCTGTCCGCGGGCCCGGCCATGGCCGACAGCGGGGACACGCTGCGCCGGATGGTGGCGGACAAGGCGGCAACGGCCGCGCTGCTGCAGGCGGACGAGGGTGGGCGGGCGAAGGCGAGCGTCGCCGGGGTCCGCGACCTGCGAACGGGGCGGCCCGCCGTCGCGGATGGATACTTCCGGATCGGCAGTGTCACCAAGACCTTCGTCGCGACCGTGGTCCTGCAACTGGCCGACGAGGGCAGGCTGAAGCTCGACGACCCGATCCAGCGCCACCTCCCCGGCCTCGTGCCCAACGGCGCGGCCATCACGGTCCGGCACCTGCTCAACCACACCAGCGGCCTGCACGACTACATGAGCGAGGAGGGCTACTCCACCAACCGCTGGCGGGGCGAGGACCGTTTCCGGTCCTACACCCCGCAGCAGCTGCTCAAGGTCGCCTTCGCCAAGCCGCCCTACTTCAAGGACCCCGGCAGCTCATGGCGCTACTCCAACACCAACTACATCGTCGCCGGGATGCTGATCGAAAAGCTGACCGGCAGGCCGTACGGGAAGGAGGTGGAGCGGCGCATCCTGCGCCCCCTCAAGCTGATCCGGACCTCCGTCCCCGGCAACGCGTACGGCCTGCGGGAACCGCACGCCCACGGCTACGAGGCGCTGCCCACCGGCAGGATCGTGGACGCCACCCGGATGAATCCGTCCCTGGACTGGGCGGCGGGCGAGATGATCTCGACGACGGGTGACCTCAACGCGTTCTTCGACGGGCTGCTCGGCGGGAAGCTGACCAGTAAGGCGGCGCTGCGCGAGATGCGCACCACGGTCGACACCGGTGCGGGGTTCGCGTACGGCCTGGGCCTGCAGAAGTACGCGGTGCCGTGCGGCGAGACCGTCTGGGGTCACAGCGGCGAGCTGATCGGCTACATGACCTTCGCCTTCCGCGCTGACGACGGGCGAAGCATGACGCTCTCCATCAACCCGCACACCCGGCAGCCCTCGACGGCCGAGATCTTCGCCATCGCCTCCGACGTCTACTGCACCGGCAAGAAGGGCTGA
- a CDS encoding histidine phosphatase family protein, with the protein MAETTVVHLLRHGEVHNPANVLYGRLPGYHLSETGRQMAETVAKSVAGRDVVALFSSPLERARETAAPLAAAFGLEVTVDDRLIEAENIFEGVPVGNGDGVFRSPRHYRHLWNPLRPSWGERYTDVVQRMKGAIDTAREAARGHEAIMVSHQLPIWIIRLAAERRRLPHDPRRRQCGLASLTSFSFEGDRLISVGYSEPAGALVKRPTVPGA; encoded by the coding sequence ATGGCTGAGACCACCGTCGTTCACCTCCTGCGCCACGGTGAGGTGCACAACCCCGCTAACGTCCTTTACGGCAGGCTGCCCGGATACCACCTGTCGGAGACCGGCAGGCAGATGGCCGAGACGGTCGCCAAGTCGGTCGCCGGACGTGACGTCGTCGCCCTGTTCTCCTCCCCGCTGGAGCGGGCGCGGGAGACCGCGGCCCCGCTCGCCGCGGCCTTCGGCCTGGAGGTCACGGTCGACGACCGGCTCATCGAGGCGGAGAACATCTTCGAGGGCGTCCCGGTCGGCAACGGCGACGGGGTCTTCCGCAGCCCGCGCCACTACCGCCACCTGTGGAACCCGCTCCGCCCCTCCTGGGGCGAGCGCTACACCGACGTGGTCCAGCGGATGAAGGGCGCGATCGACACCGCCCGCGAGGCGGCGCGCGGCCACGAGGCGATCATGGTCAGCCATCAGCTCCCGATCTGGATCATCCGGCTCGCGGCCGAGCGCAGGCGGCTGCCGCACGACCCCCGCCGCAGGCAGTGCGGCCTGGCCAGCCTCACCAGTTTCTCCTTCGAGGGAGACCGGCTGATCAGCGTGGGTTACAGCGAGCCCGCGGGTGCGCTCGTCAAGCGCCCCACTGTGCCGGGCGCGTGA
- a CDS encoding TlpA family protein disulfide reductase has product MRAQSFAAAVLLLTVAGCAGNQGNQPQSGDTRFVAGDGKITVFEAADRKPAPAVEGETLDGGSVTLATHKGKVVVLNFWASWCAPCRAEAPVLKDIAAKTKAGGVEFIGIDFKDRKADAIAFERTQQSGYPSIFDQPGKVALSFQGTVPPAAIPSTLIIDRQGRIAARALGAVKYNDLLSAVNKVGDEK; this is encoded by the coding sequence ATGCGCGCACAATCCTTCGCCGCTGCCGTGCTGCTCCTGACCGTGGCCGGATGCGCCGGTAACCAGGGGAACCAGCCGCAGAGCGGGGACACCCGCTTCGTGGCCGGCGATGGCAAGATCACTGTGTTCGAGGCCGCCGACCGCAAGCCCGCCCCCGCGGTCGAGGGGGAGACCCTGGACGGCGGCTCCGTGACGCTCGCCACGCACAAGGGCAAGGTCGTGGTGCTGAACTTCTGGGCCTCCTGGTGCGCGCCCTGCCGGGCCGAGGCCCCGGTGCTCAAGGACATCGCGGCCAAGACCAAGGCCGGCGGCGTGGAGTTCATCGGCATCGACTTCAAGGACCGCAAGGCCGACGCGATCGCCTTCGAACGCACCCAGCAGTCCGGCTACCCGAGCATCTTCGACCAGCCGGGCAAGGTCGCGCTCTCCTTCCAGGGCACGGTCCCCCCGGCGGCCATCCCCTCGACGCTGATCATCGACCGGCAGGGCCGGATCGCCGCCCGGGCGCTCGGCGCGGTCAAATACAACGATCTCCTCAGCGCGGTCAACAAGGTCGGCGATGAGAAGTAA
- a CDS encoding cytochrome c biogenesis CcdA family protein translates to MSADLASTVAGGSLALALPIALAAGLVSFLSPCVLPLVPGYLSYVTGMSADPKRGRMVAGIALFVLGFAAVFVAGGALFGGLGAALLGNADVITRVLGALTVVLGLAFMGVIPGLQRDFRIHRLPAAGLAGAPLLGVVFGLGWTPCIGPTLGVVLTLGLTEGSAGRGALLAFAYALGLGLPFLAAGLAYRKALHTFKALRRHSQLITRVGGVMLVAVGLLLVTGLWGELIMTMQGWIGGFEPVI, encoded by the coding sequence ATGAGCGCTGATCTGGCGAGCACGGTGGCGGGCGGGTCGCTCGCCCTGGCGCTGCCGATCGCGTTGGCGGCCGGTCTGGTGTCCTTCCTGTCGCCGTGCGTGCTGCCGCTGGTCCCCGGTTACCTGTCGTACGTGACCGGGATGAGCGCCGACCCCAAACGGGGACGCATGGTCGCGGGCATCGCGCTGTTCGTCCTCGGCTTCGCCGCGGTGTTCGTGGCGGGCGGGGCGCTGTTCGGCGGGCTCGGCGCGGCGCTGCTCGGCAACGCCGACGTCATCACGCGGGTGCTGGGCGCGCTCACCGTCGTCCTGGGCCTGGCCTTCATGGGGGTTATCCCGGGCCTCCAGCGCGACTTCCGCATCCACCGCCTCCCGGCCGCCGGTCTCGCCGGGGCGCCGCTGCTCGGCGTGGTGTTCGGCCTCGGCTGGACCCCCTGCATCGGCCCCACCCTCGGGGTCGTCCTCACCCTCGGCCTCACCGAGGGCAGCGCCGGGCGCGGCGCGCTGCTCGCCTTCGCCTACGCCCTCGGTCTCGGCCTGCCGTTCCTGGCGGCCGGTCTGGCCTACCGCAAGGCGCTGCACACCTTCAAGGCGCTCCGCCGCCACTCGCAGCTGATCACCAGGGTGGGCGGGGTCATGCTGGTCGCGGTCGGCCTGCTGCTCGTCACCGGGCTCTGGGGGGAGCTCATCATGACGATGCAGGGATGGATCGGCGGATTCGAGCCGGTGATCTGA
- the resB gene encoding cytochrome c biogenesis protein ResB has protein sequence MNTTLTEKKPEARPAELGLVGWARWFWRTLTSMKTALILLFLFALASIPGSIWPQRGVSDAMVVKYFDDSPQLAEWLDRFWLFDVFKAPWFAAIYLLLFLSLIGCVLPRTKAHLRELRRKPPAPPRNLARLPQHASFDGDLTVETAAARLRARRFRVTTGPDWVAGEKGYLRETGNLVFHVALLGLLVAVGMGALYGYRGNVLVVEGEGFANTVAAYDRYMPGQQVSAESLEPFSFALDDFQATYIAQGERRGQPLDYEAKLKVTDAPGAPERDYALKVNDPLEVNGTQTYLIDHGYAPTFKITDGKGQVAFDGPVPCLVAQPANFTSECVIKVPDAQPEQLGLLVAFRPTTVPVNDDWVSVFPGAANPTAQVYGAFAGDLGLKNGRPQSVYELDPASLKKMKPLVMKADPLAVGKRLDLPNGAGSIEFTGVKEWIALQIAYDPGRMPAFVASALAVLGLVLSLTVRRRRVWVRLKDAPAEEAGGSGQPAQGHEHDRKHVEVGGLTRTEGSDFSEEFAEIVSVLNPGVKDAR, from the coding sequence GTGAACACGACTCTGACCGAGAAGAAGCCCGAGGCACGGCCCGCGGAGCTCGGCCTCGTGGGGTGGGCGCGCTGGTTCTGGCGCACGCTCACCTCGATGAAGACCGCGCTGATCCTGCTGTTCCTGTTCGCGCTGGCCTCGATCCCGGGATCGATCTGGCCGCAGCGCGGCGTCTCCGACGCCATGGTCGTCAAATACTTCGACGACAGCCCGCAGCTCGCCGAGTGGCTGGACCGGTTCTGGCTGTTCGACGTGTTCAAGGCGCCGTGGTTCGCGGCCATCTACCTGCTGCTGTTCCTGTCGCTGATCGGCTGCGTGCTCCCGCGCACCAAGGCCCACCTGCGCGAGCTGCGCCGGAAGCCGCCCGCGCCGCCGCGCAACCTGGCCCGGCTGCCCCAGCACGCCTCGTTCGACGGCGACCTGACCGTCGAGACGGCGGCCGCGCGGCTGCGGGCCAGGCGGTTCCGGGTGACCACCGGCCCGGACTGGGTGGCCGGGGAGAAGGGCTACCTGCGCGAGACCGGCAACCTGGTCTTCCACGTCGCGCTGCTGGGACTGCTGGTGGCGGTCGGGATGGGCGCGCTGTACGGCTACCGCGGCAACGTGCTGGTCGTGGAGGGCGAGGGCTTCGCCAACACGGTCGCGGCCTATGACCGCTACATGCCCGGCCAGCAGGTGAGCGCCGAGTCGCTGGAGCCGTTCTCCTTCGCTCTCGACGACTTCCAGGCCACCTACATCGCCCAGGGCGAGCGGCGGGGGCAGCCTCTGGACTACGAGGCGAAGCTCAAGGTCACCGACGCCCCCGGGGCGCCCGAGCGCGACTACGCCCTCAAGGTCAACGACCCGCTGGAGGTCAACGGCACGCAGACCTACCTGATCGACCACGGGTACGCGCCCACCTTCAAGATCACGGACGGCAAGGGGCAGGTCGCCTTCGACGGTCCGGTGCCGTGCCTGGTCGCCCAGCCGGCGAACTTCACCTCCGAGTGCGTGATCAAGGTGCCGGACGCCCAGCCGGAACAGCTCGGCCTCCTCGTGGCCTTCCGGCCGACCACCGTGCCTGTGAACGATGACTGGGTGTCGGTCTTCCCCGGCGCTGCCAACCCCACGGCCCAGGTCTACGGCGCGTTCGCCGGCGACCTGGGATTGAAGAACGGCCGGCCGCAGTCGGTCTACGAGCTTGACCCGGCCAGCCTGAAGAAGATGAAGCCGCTGGTCATGAAGGCCGACCCGCTGGCCGTGGGCAAGAGGCTCGACCTGCCCAACGGGGCGGGCTCCATCGAGTTCACCGGCGTCAAGGAGTGGATCGCCCTCCAGATCGCCTACGACCCGGGCCGGATGCCCGCGTTCGTCGCCTCCGCGCTGGCCGTCCTCGGCCTGGTGCTCTCCCTGACCGTCCGCCGCCGCAGGGTGTGGGTACGGCTGAAGGACGCGCCGGCGGAGGAGGCCGGCGGGTCCGGCCAGCCGGCGCAAGGTCACGAGCACGACCGTAAACACGTCGAGGTGGGCGGTCTCACGCGCACCGAAGGCAGCGATTTCAGCGAGGAGTTCGCCGAGATCGTCTCTGTTCTGAATCCAGGAGTGAAGGATGCCCGCTGA
- the ccsA gene encoding cytochrome c biogenesis protein CcsA, translated as MPAEVDAGLALLSDQLILATVLLYVFAMIGYALDLGFGRSKVKARAVAEPALVTVGGGTAAAPPVSEESPAPAVKAPPAWATWAGPVAVGLSWLGWAANLGSILTRGLAVGRWPWGNMYEFVVAMCFAAVSAFLFMNLRYRIRFLGAFVTVAATLGLGFSVRYLQVQAGPVVPALNSYWVAIHVSAAIIASGLFIMAGVSGILYLVRKDTAVRLPSLADLDRVAHRAIVIAFPIWTFAVIAGALWADKAWGRYWGWDPKEIWAFITWIAYAAYLHARATAGFKGRAAMIVQLIAFACLLFNLVGVNIFLGGLHSYAEVPG; from the coding sequence ATGCCCGCTGAGGTCGACGCCGGCCTCGCCCTGCTGAGCGACCAGCTCATCTTGGCGACGGTGCTGCTCTACGTCTTCGCAATGATCGGCTACGCCCTCGATCTCGGCTTCGGCCGGTCAAAGGTCAAGGCCAGGGCGGTAGCCGAACCCGCGCTCGTCACGGTCGGCGGTGGTACGGCCGCCGCCCCGCCCGTCTCGGAGGAGAGCCCCGCCCCCGCCGTGAAGGCGCCCCCCGCCTGGGCGACGTGGGCCGGCCCGGTCGCGGTCGGGCTGTCCTGGCTCGGCTGGGCCGCGAACCTCGGGTCCATCCTCACCCGGGGCCTGGCCGTCGGCCGCTGGCCGTGGGGCAACATGTACGAGTTCGTGGTCGCGATGTGCTTCGCGGCGGTGAGCGCGTTCCTGTTCATGAACCTCCGCTACCGGATCCGCTTCCTCGGCGCGTTCGTCACGGTCGCCGCCACCCTCGGGCTGGGCTTCTCCGTCCGATACCTGCAGGTGCAGGCCGGCCCGGTGGTGCCCGCGCTCAACTCCTACTGGGTGGCGATCCACGTCTCGGCGGCGATCATCGCCAGCGGCCTGTTCATCATGGCCGGCGTCTCCGGCATCCTCTACCTGGTCAGGAAGGACACCGCGGTCCGCCTGCCGTCCCTGGCGGACCTGGACCGGGTCGCGCACCGGGCCATCGTGATCGCCTTCCCGATCTGGACCTTCGCCGTCATCGCCGGCGCCCTCTGGGCCGACAAGGCCTGGGGCCGCTACTGGGGCTGGGACCCCAAGGAGATCTGGGCCTTCATCACCTGGATCGCCTACGCCGCCTACCTGCACGCACGGGCCACCGCGGGCTTCAAGGGCAGGGCCGCCATGATCGTGCAGCTCATCGCCTTCGCCTGCCTGCTGTTCAACCTGGTCGGGGTGAACATCTTCCTCGGCGGCCTGCACTCCTACGCGGAGGTTCCGGGCTGA
- a CDS encoding PLDc N-terminal domain-containing protein, with product MPLLVALALLAFWLYCLFDAITTPDEEARNLPKLLWVIVIVLLPPVGGLFWLLLGRPIGPRAPRMPLPKDRPARPEAPKGPDDDPDFLKDLDRRLRDED from the coding sequence ATGCCCCTGCTTGTCGCGCTGGCACTGCTCGCCTTCTGGCTCTACTGCTTGTTCGACGCCATCACCACGCCGGACGAGGAGGCCCGAAACCTGCCCAAACTCCTGTGGGTGATCGTCATCGTGCTGCTGCCGCCCGTGGGCGGCCTGTTCTGGCTGCTGCTCGGCCGTCCCATCGGCCCGCGCGCGCCCCGCATGCCCCTGCCCAAGGACAGGCCGGCGCGGCCCGAGGCCCCGAAGGGCCCCGACGACGACCCCGACTTCCTCAAGGACCTCGACCGGCGGCTGCGCGACGAGGATTAG
- a CDS encoding BldC family transcriptional regulator, translating to MRGGEIVESSSERLLTPGEVAALFRVDPKTVTRWAAAGRISSIRTPGGHRRFRESEVHALLRGEDVLTAERPAGESPRV from the coding sequence ATGCGAGGGGGAGAGATTGTGGAGAGTAGCAGCGAGCGTCTGCTGACGCCCGGAGAGGTTGCCGCCCTCTTCCGGGTCGACCCAAAGACGGTTACACGCTGGGCCGCGGCAGGCCGTATCAGCAGCATCCGTACCCCCGGAGGGCACCGGCGTTTCCGCGAGTCGGAAGTGCACGCCCTTCTGCGTGGAGAGGACGTACTGACGGCCGAACGGCCGGCAGGCGAGTCCCCGCGCGTCTGA
- a CDS encoding DUF4229 domain-containing protein, producing MHPVFVYTASRLGLLIVTIGVLYLLGLRQPLILLIAAFLVSGVASYVLLSKQRDAVSERITKNRE from the coding sequence GTGCATCCCGTCTTCGTTTACACCGCGTCCCGACTAGGTCTGCTGATCGTGACCATCGGTGTGCTCTATCTCCTCGGCCTACGTCAGCCATTGATCCTTCTGATCGCCGCATTCCTGGTCAGCGGGGTGGCCAGTTACGTCCTGCTGTCCAAGCAGCGCGACGCGGTGAGTGAGCGAATCACTAAGAATCGGGAGTGA
- a CDS encoding demethylmenaquinone methyltransferase gives MTRASLDKQPHEVAAMFDRTARRYDLVNDVISLGQVRLWRKATAAAVDAGPGELVLDLGAGTGTSTDTFTALGARAIASDFSLGMLRTGVRRRGGSGLSGGGVRGVTFVAGDALRLPFADEVFDAVTISTALRNVQDTGQALREMFRVAKPGARLVILEFSHPTVKSFDLVYTQYLMKLMPQAAKLVGSNDDSYEYLAESIRAWPDQAALAKIIQGAGWERVAWRNLAMGIVALHRAYKPA, from the coding sequence ATGACGCGCGCTTCGCTGGACAAGCAACCGCATGAGGTCGCCGCGATGTTCGATCGCACGGCCCGGCGCTACGACCTGGTCAATGACGTGATCTCCCTCGGCCAGGTCAGGCTGTGGCGCAAGGCGACCGCGGCGGCCGTCGACGCGGGCCCCGGCGAGCTGGTCCTCGACCTGGGCGCGGGCACCGGCACCTCCACCGACACCTTCACCGCGCTGGGAGCCCGTGCGATCGCCTCGGACTTCTCGCTCGGCATGCTCCGCACCGGCGTACGGCGGCGCGGCGGCTCGGGCCTCTCCGGCGGAGGGGTGCGGGGCGTCACCTTCGTCGCCGGCGACGCGCTGCGACTGCCCTTCGCCGACGAGGTCTTCGACGCGGTGACCATCTCCACCGCGCTGCGGAACGTCCAGGACACCGGCCAGGCGCTGCGCGAGATGTTCCGGGTGGCCAAGCCGGGGGCGCGGCTGGTGATCCTCGAGTTCTCCCACCCGACGGTCAAGTCCTTCGACCTCGTCTACACCCAGTACCTCATGAAGCTGATGCCGCAGGCCGCCAAGCTGGTCGGCTCCAACGACGACTCCTACGAGTACCTGGCGGAGTCGATCAGGGCGTGGCCGGACCAGGCGGCGCTGGCGAAGATCATTCAGGGGGCGGGCTGGGAGCGGGTCGCCTGGCGCAACCTCGCGATGGGTATCGTGGCGCTTCACCGTGCATATAAGCCCGCATAG
- a CDS encoding geranylgeranyl reductase family protein, translating to MQRNVAEADADVIVVGAGPAGSTTAFHLAQAGLDVLLLEKTTFPREKVCGDGLTPRAVKQLIAMGIDIDAPGWVRNKGLRVVGGGLRFELDWPELSSYPDFGLVRTRQDFDEILAANAVRGGVRLLQGVNVTAPILDDRSGHIVGVVAKKDGEEVSYRSRLVVAADGNSTRISLAMGLHKREDRPMGVAVRTYFESPRHDDDYLETWLELWDGDTLLPGYGWIFGVGDGTSNVGLGLLNTSESFKGMDYRDLLRRWVKNMPPEWGYVEENMTTPIRGAALPMAFNRQPHYTRGLVLVGDAGGMINPFNGEGIAYAMETGQIAAETIVQALARTTPAQRERVLRAYPQTLKDAYGGYFTLGRGFVELIGHRGVMDFFTRHALPHPHLMRFALKLLANLTDRRGDASDRIINALSKVAPPA from the coding sequence ATGCAGCGGAATGTCGCTGAGGCTGACGCCGACGTAATCGTCGTCGGCGCCGGGCCCGCCGGTTCGACAACCGCTTTCCATCTCGCACAGGCCGGGCTCGACGTCCTGTTGCTCGAGAAGACCACATTCCCCCGCGAGAAGGTCTGCGGCGACGGGCTGACGCCCCGAGCCGTCAAGCAGCTCATCGCCATGGGGATCGACATCGACGCTCCCGGCTGGGTCAGGAACAAGGGCCTGCGCGTGGTCGGCGGCGGGCTCCGCTTCGAGCTCGACTGGCCCGAGCTGTCCAGCTACCCGGACTTCGGGCTGGTCCGCACCCGGCAGGACTTCGACGAGATCCTCGCGGCCAACGCGGTGCGCGGCGGCGTCCGCCTGCTGCAGGGGGTCAACGTCACCGCCCCGATCCTCGACGACCGCAGCGGCCACATCGTGGGCGTGGTCGCGAAGAAGGACGGAGAAGAGGTCTCCTACCGCTCCCGCCTGGTGGTCGCCGCCGACGGCAACTCCACCCGGATCTCCCTGGCGATGGGGCTGCACAAGCGCGAGGACCGCCCGATGGGCGTCGCCGTACGGACCTATTTCGAGAGTCCGCGTCACGACGACGACTACCTGGAGACCTGGCTGGAGCTGTGGGACGGCGACACCCTGCTGCCCGGCTACGGCTGGATCTTCGGCGTCGGCGACGGCACGTCCAACGTGGGCCTCGGGCTGCTGAACACCTCCGAGTCCTTCAAGGGCATGGACTACCGCGACCTGCTCAGGCGCTGGGTCAAGAACATGCCCCCGGAGTGGGGCTACGTCGAGGAGAACATGACCACCCCCATCAGGGGGGCGGCGCTGCCGATGGCCTTCAACCGCCAGCCGCACTACACGCGTGGCCTGGTGCTGGTCGGCGACGCGGGCGGGATGATCAACCCGTTCAACGGGGAGGGCATCGCCTACGCGATGGAGACCGGCCAGATCGCGGCCGAGACCATCGTCCAGGCGCTGGCCAGGACGACCCCCGCCCAGCGCGAGCGCGTGCTGCGCGCCTATCCGCAGACGCTGAAGGACGCCTACGGCGGCTACTTCACCCTGGGCCGGGGCTTCGTGGAGCTCATCGGGCACCGCGGCGTGATGGACTTCTTCACGCGTCACGCGCTGCCCCACCCCCACCTGATGCGGTTCGCGCTCAAGCTCCTTGCTAATCTCACCGACCGGCGAGGCGACGCGTCAGACCGCATCATCAACGCTCTGTCGAAGGTCGCGCCACCGGCATGA